A single Leptolyngbya sp. 'hensonii' DNA region contains:
- a CDS encoding superoxide dismutase, with the protein MAFELPPLPYDYNALEPHMSAKTFEFHHDKHHAGYVNNLNNMVKDTPMADQSLEEVIREAFGDATKVGVFNNAAQIWNHTFYWNSMKPGGGGAPTGAIADKINADFGSFDKFKEEFKNAGVTQFGSGWAWLVLQNGTLKVTKTANAENPLVYNQIPLLTMDVWEHAYYLDYQNRRPDFAQAFIDSMINWDFVNQNLVAA; encoded by the coding sequence ATGGCTTTTGAACTGCCTCCTTTACCCTACGATTACAATGCGCTGGAACCTCACATGTCTGCAAAGACTTTTGAGTTTCACCATGACAAGCACCATGCCGGTTATGTGAATAACCTGAACAACATGGTCAAAGACACCCCAATGGCTGATCAATCTCTGGAAGAGGTTATCCGGGAAGCCTTTGGGGACGCAACTAAAGTAGGCGTCTTCAACAACGCAGCCCAGATCTGGAACCATACTTTCTACTGGAACAGTATGAAGCCAGGTGGGGGTGGGGCTCCCACCGGGGCGATCGCCGACAAGATCAATGCCGACTTCGGCAGTTTTGATAAGTTCAAGGAAGAGTTCAAGAATGCCGGGGTGACTCAATTTGGCAGCGGTTGGGCCTGGTTAGTCCTGCAAAACGGCACGCTGAAAGTAACCAAGACTGCGAATGCAGAAAACCCACTGGTTTATAACCAGATCCCTCTATTGACGATGGATGTCTGGGAACACGCCTATTACCTGGATTATCAGAACCGTCGTCCTGATTTTGCCCAGGCTTTTATTGATTCCATGATCAACTGGGATTTTGTGAATCAAAATCTGGTGGCTGCATAA
- a CDS encoding response regulator transcription factor produces MPRILVIDDDPAISEMVAVNLEMAGYDVSQAPDGIKGQALALQLQPDLIMLDLMLPKVDGFTVCQRLRRDERTADIPVLMLTALGQTQDKVEGFNAGADDYLTKPFEVEEMLARVRALLRRTDRIPRAAKHSEILNYGPLTLVPERFEAIWFDKTVKLTHLEFELLHCLLQRHGQTVSPSEILKEVWGYDPDDDIETIRVHVRHLRTKLEPDPRHPRYIKTVYGAGYCLELPSTVESTADEGIESTIVE; encoded by the coding sequence ATGCCTCGGATTCTAGTTATCGACGATGATCCTGCAATTTCGGAGATGGTAGCCGTCAATCTGGAGATGGCCGGTTACGACGTCAGTCAAGCTCCCGACGGGATCAAGGGTCAGGCTCTGGCACTCCAACTCCAGCCTGACCTGATTATGCTGGACCTGATGCTTCCTAAAGTAGATGGGTTTACAGTCTGTCAACGACTGCGACGGGATGAGCGCACCGCTGATATCCCTGTTCTCATGCTCACAGCTCTGGGGCAGACCCAGGATAAGGTAGAGGGGTTTAATGCAGGAGCAGATGACTATCTCACCAAGCCCTTTGAGGTTGAAGAAATGCTGGCCCGGGTGCGGGCTCTTTTACGGCGGACCGATCGGATTCCCCGAGCGGCTAAACATAGTGAAATTCTTAATTACGGTCCCTTAACGCTAGTGCCGGAGCGCTTTGAAGCGATCTGGTTTGATAAGACGGTGAAACTGACTCACCTGGAATTTGAACTGCTGCATTGCCTGTTACAGCGCCATGGCCAGACAGTTTCTCCCAGTGAGATCTTGAAAGAGGTCTGGGGCTACGATCCTGACGATGATATTGAAACCATCCGGGTGCATGTGCGGCACCTGCGAACTAAGCTGGAGCCCGATCCTCGCCATCCCCGCTATATCAAAACGGTTTACGGTGCGGGTTATTGTCTGGAGTTGCCTAGCACGGTGGAGTCTACGGCAGATGAGGGTATAGAGTCCACGATCGTGGAATAG
- a CDS encoding cation:proton antiporter: MSTIVIVLVEVLVIITFSRLVGFGCRWLKQPLVIGEILAGIMLGPSLLGLISPDLASALFPAEAVPFLNVLSQVGLIFFMFLIGLELDPKYLKGQLEIAILTSHVSILVPFSLGTCLALLLYPLVSNGAVSFTAFTLFLGAAMSITAFPVLARIITENNLQGTRLGTLALTCAAVDDVTAWCLLALAIAVTRTNSMVDALPTMVYSILYIGIMVTMGRQLLKRLATHYERTGKLTQFVIAGIYVGVVASALITEIIGIHLIFGAFLLGAIMPKHAGLTRELAEKTEDFVLVFLLPIFFAYSGLRTQIGLLNSLELWLLCGAVLAVAIVGKYFGTYAAARVCGLENREASALGWLMNTRGLTELIVLNIGLSLNVISPLLFTMLVIMALVTTFMTSPLLEWTYPKQLIRLDMQEPDTITPNYRVLVPISNPATQKGLVQLGVAIAFNHNLPSTSPQSAVVHPLSLIEPEEDYAFQSMPAEMERLIADQHRRIEDLIQSLEPPPVRKLVHPIVSVSSDVARETARIAELDQANLILVGWHRPAFSQNRLGGRVGQILSLARVDVAVFADRGRERLENLMVPYAANVHDDLGFELALRLLINDQSRRLTVLRVESPGHPIDELGYEFRTTMDQLPVSVCDRITISLMHAEDPIHAVIEASAAVDLTIVGASREWGLERQTLGRSTDQLAIHCQSSLLITRKHSPVTSHLASALIGSHNPIPSPQTDAGVKT; the protein is encoded by the coding sequence ATGTCAACAATCGTCATTGTTCTGGTTGAAGTTCTAGTAATCATCACTTTTTCCAGGCTGGTAGGATTTGGCTGCCGCTGGCTAAAACAGCCGCTAGTGATTGGTGAAATCCTGGCCGGAATTATGTTAGGTCCCTCTTTGCTGGGGCTGATTTCTCCAGACCTGGCTTCCGCTCTTTTCCCAGCAGAAGCGGTTCCCTTCTTAAATGTCCTGTCCCAGGTGGGGTTAATCTTCTTCATGTTCCTGATTGGCCTGGAACTGGACCCCAAATATCTGAAAGGCCAGTTAGAAATAGCCATCCTCACCTCCCATGTCAGTATTCTGGTGCCCTTTTCCCTCGGCACCTGTCTGGCCTTGCTGCTCTATCCTCTGGTTTCTAATGGGGCCGTATCCTTCACAGCCTTCACCCTCTTCCTGGGAGCGGCCATGTCCATTACCGCTTTCCCCGTGCTGGCCCGCATTATCACCGAAAACAATTTGCAGGGCACCCGATTGGGCACCCTGGCCCTGACCTGTGCTGCGGTAGACGATGTCACAGCTTGGTGCCTGCTGGCTCTGGCGATCGCGGTCACCCGCACCAACAGCATGGTCGATGCCTTACCCACCATGGTCTATTCGATTCTCTACATTGGCATCATGGTGACGATGGGACGGCAATTGCTCAAGCGTCTGGCCACCCATTATGAACGAACCGGCAAGCTGACCCAGTTTGTGATCGCCGGGATCTACGTCGGGGTGGTTGCCTCTGCCCTGATTACCGAGATCATCGGAATTCACCTCATTTTTGGGGCCTTCCTGCTGGGGGCGATTATGCCCAAGCATGCGGGTCTGACCCGGGAACTGGCTGAAAAGACTGAGGACTTTGTCCTGGTGTTTTTACTCCCCATCTTCTTTGCCTATAGCGGTTTACGCACCCAGATTGGCCTGTTGAATAGCCTGGAGCTCTGGTTACTCTGCGGGGCTGTGCTGGCAGTGGCGATCGTCGGTAAGTATTTCGGCACCTATGCCGCAGCCCGCGTTTGCGGCCTGGAGAATCGGGAAGCTTCGGCTCTGGGTTGGCTGATGAACACCAGGGGCCTAACCGAGCTGATTGTCCTGAATATCGGCCTCAGTCTCAATGTGATCTCACCGCTCCTGTTTACCATGCTGGTGATTATGGCGCTGGTCACCACATTTATGACCTCACCCTTGCTGGAATGGACCTATCCCAAGCAACTGATCCGGCTGGACATGCAGGAACCCGATACCATTACCCCCAACTATCGCGTTCTGGTACCGATCTCAAACCCGGCCACGCAGAAAGGGTTGGTGCAATTGGGAGTCGCGATCGCCTTCAATCACAACCTGCCCAGCACCAGTCCCCAATCCGCCGTGGTCCATCCCCTCAGCCTGATTGAACCCGAAGAAGACTACGCCTTCCAGAGCATGCCCGCTGAGATGGAGCGGCTCATTGCCGACCAGCATCGTCGGATCGAAGACCTGATCCAGAGCCTGGAACCCCCACCTGTCCGCAAGCTGGTCCATCCGATCGTGAGCGTTTCCAGCGATGTGGCCCGGGAAACAGCCCGGATCGCCGAACTGGACCAGGCCAATCTGATTCTGGTGGGGTGGCATCGGCCTGCCTTCAGCCAGAATCGTCTGGGAGGACGAGTCGGACAAATCTTGAGTCTGGCCCGGGTGGATGTGGCAGTGTTTGCTGATCGGGGTCGGGAACGCCTGGAAAACCTGATGGTTCCCTATGCCGCCAATGTGCATGATGATCTGGGGTTTGAGCTGGCTCTGAGATTATTGATTAACGATCAGTCCCGCCGGTTAACCGTCCTACGGGTAGAATCTCCTGGCCATCCGATCGACGAACTGGGGTACGAATTTCGCACCACCATGGACCAGCTCCCAGTTAGCGTGTGCGATCGGATTACCATTTCCCTGATGCATGCCGAGGATCCGATCCATGCCGTCATCGAAGCCTCAGCGGCTGTTGACCTGACCATCGTTGGAGCCAGCCGAGAGTGGGGGCTAGAACGTCAAACCCTGGGTCGCTCTACCGATCAGCTAGCTATTCATTGCCAGTCATCTCTGCTGATCACCCGCAAGCATAGCCCGGTGACTTCCCATCTGGCTTCTGCCCTGATTGGCAGTCACAATCCTATACCTTCTCCCCAGACTGACGCCGGAGTAAAGACCTGA
- a CDS encoding EAL domain-containing protein: protein MLLPLLGLGIGTYVCLEEIVQNFEHTAREAELETLPITRLQRLLVQSSIPLHDTLANGDSRGRDRFLKLSQEINELFIEIRRTSFDKSQEKVLVQMAYQEWQEIQALSVVLFNHQQNPQVLQADLQRLTHCLEKSVQLMDQVYTIAHQEIAENLAQAQTVKQHGYLIIATVFSLGLVIAVSVALQLARSILQPLQALKEGIHHFGQNQLTHRIPVSQADELGELANTFNLMAVNLEQSQQTLKNLINLDTLTQLPNRACFLERLAEAVDRTQQDENFLFAVLFIDLDRFKLINDSLGHPIGDQLLLAVADRLNQQMRNEGTVARLGGDEFAILLHNITESEEAIHLADRIKADLAKPFHLSGHQVFISASIGIVLGNQKYTWLDDLLRNADIAMYRAKANGKARYEIFDASMHTQAVQRLQLETDLRWAIEREELEVVYQPIVALKTRQLMGFEALVRWHHPEQGSIPPREFIPIAEETGLIIPLGLWVLREVCQQARIWQTQVLKAPQNSLDSFIVSVNLSVKQLMQADLVDQIAHILQITNLSASNLRLELTESALLENSCFSRTLLFQLKALGVSLALDDFGTGYSALSYLHNLPIDTLKIDRSFIHQITFDLKHLKIVQAMLMLAKALNINVIAEGIETAEQHLYLKRLQCKYGQGFLFSPPQNAKAAGAIITGASLSNSRVASTRKGGVQRKRAPILYGYQRF from the coding sequence ATGCTGCTTCCATTGCTGGGGTTAGGTATCGGAACATACGTCTGCCTTGAAGAAATTGTCCAGAATTTTGAACATACGGCCAGAGAGGCAGAACTAGAAACATTACCCATTACCCGTCTTCAAAGATTACTGGTGCAGTCCTCCATCCCCCTTCACGATACTCTGGCAAACGGGGACAGCCGGGGGCGCGATCGTTTTCTGAAACTGAGTCAGGAGATCAACGAGCTTTTTATTGAGATTCGTCGGACCTCTTTTGATAAGTCCCAGGAAAAGGTTTTAGTCCAGATGGCCTATCAAGAGTGGCAAGAAATCCAGGCATTAAGTGTCGTTCTGTTCAACCACCAGCAAAATCCTCAAGTTCTGCAAGCTGATCTGCAACGACTCACCCATTGCCTGGAAAAGTCAGTCCAATTAATGGATCAGGTTTACACCATTGCCCATCAAGAGATAGCAGAGAACCTGGCCCAAGCCCAGACCGTCAAACAGCACGGATATCTGATCATCGCCACTGTTTTCAGTCTGGGCTTAGTGATCGCAGTCTCTGTCGCGCTCCAATTGGCCCGTTCGATTTTGCAACCTCTCCAGGCTCTGAAGGAAGGAATTCATCATTTTGGTCAAAATCAGTTAACCCACCGCATTCCAGTCTCTCAAGCAGACGAATTGGGTGAGCTGGCCAACACCTTTAACCTGATGGCAGTCAATCTGGAGCAGAGTCAACAAACGCTGAAAAACCTGATTAATCTGGATACCCTAACCCAATTGCCTAATCGAGCTTGCTTTCTGGAACGGTTAGCGGAAGCAGTAGACAGAACGCAACAGGATGAAAATTTTTTGTTTGCCGTACTGTTTATTGATCTCGATCGGTTCAAACTGATCAATGACAGCCTGGGCCATCCAATTGGTGATCAGCTTTTGCTAGCTGTCGCCGATCGTCTGAACCAGCAGATGCGGAATGAAGGGACTGTAGCTCGTTTGGGCGGTGACGAGTTTGCGATTCTGCTCCACAACATCACAGAGTCGGAAGAGGCCATCCATCTTGCAGACCGAATTAAAGCGGATCTGGCAAAACCTTTCCATCTGAGTGGCCATCAAGTATTTATTTCAGCCAGCATTGGCATTGTTCTGGGCAACCAGAAATATACCTGGCTGGATGATCTGCTACGGAATGCCGATATCGCCATGTACCGGGCCAAAGCCAATGGCAAAGCCCGCTATGAGATCTTTGATGCCAGTATGCATACCCAGGCTGTTCAGCGTCTCCAACTGGAAACCGATCTCCGATGGGCGATCGAACGAGAAGAGTTAGAGGTGGTTTACCAGCCGATCGTAGCCTTGAAAACCAGACAACTGATGGGCTTTGAAGCCCTAGTACGATGGCATCATCCAGAACAGGGATCCATCCCTCCCAGAGAGTTTATTCCGATCGCGGAAGAAACGGGTCTGATCATTCCCCTGGGTCTTTGGGTGCTCCGGGAAGTCTGTCAGCAGGCCAGGATTTGGCAAACTCAAGTCCTCAAAGCTCCTCAAAACAGTCTTGATTCCTTCATCGTCAGTGTTAATCTATCGGTCAAACAACTGATGCAGGCAGATCTGGTTGATCAAATTGCCCACATTCTGCAAATCACTAACCTGTCGGCATCCAACCTCAGGCTCGAACTAACCGAAAGTGCCTTACTCGAAAATAGCTGCTTCAGCCGCACCTTACTGTTTCAACTCAAAGCCCTGGGCGTATCCTTAGCCCTGGACGACTTCGGTACTGGATATTCTGCCCTGAGTTATTTGCATAATCTTCCGATCGATACCCTCAAGATCGATCGCTCGTTCATCCACCAAATCACCTTTGATTTGAAGCATCTAAAAATTGTCCAGGCCATGTTGATGCTGGCCAAAGCCCTTAATATCAATGTTATTGCGGAAGGCATTGAAACCGCAGAACAGCATCTCTACCTCAAGCGGCTGCAATGCAAGTATGGACAGGGGTTTCTATTTTCACCTCCCCAGAATGCCAAAGCCGCTGGCGCTATAATTACAGGGGCCAGTCTGAGCAACAGCAGAGTGGCAAGCACCAGAAAAGGGGGGGTGCAACGCAAACGTGCTCCTATCTTGTACGGCTATCAACGTTTCTGA
- the gltX gene encoding glutamate--tRNA ligase, with protein MSVRVRLAPSPTGNLHIGTARTGVFNWLFARHHGGQFILRIEDTDLERSRPEFTQNILDGLTWLGLTWDEGPFFQSKRMDLYKAAIQTLLDQGLAYRAYDTPEELEALRASQTARKQAPRYDNRHRHLSPEQEAAYVAEGRQPVIRFKIDDDREITWTDLVRGPVTWKGSDLGGDMVIARAAMAPELGQPLYNFVVVVDDIDMQITHVIRGEDHIANTAKQILLYEAMGAAVPRFAHTPLILDQGGRKLSKRNGVTSIDDFRKMGYTSEGLVNYMTLLGWSPPDSTQELFRLQEAAQQFDFERVNPAGAKFDWAKLDWINSQYLHRLSVPEMTDLLIPFWQAAGYLFDPLADRPWLEQLGALVGPSLVRLPVSDPTWMAQVREIIGPALPAVADGVEMVRFLFADPFEFMPEAAKQLEQVGSATALQAIVTLLEQETEALTEARAKAILDQVVQAQNLKRGLVMKSLRATLTGQLQGPDLMQSWLLLHQRGQDRPRLQQALTIAK; from the coding sequence ATGTCCGTTCGCGTTCGTCTTGCGCCCAGTCCCACCGGAAATCTCCATATTGGCACAGCCCGGACCGGTGTTTTTAACTGGCTGTTCGCCCGCCACCACGGAGGGCAGTTTATTCTCCGGATTGAAGACACGGATCTGGAGCGATCGCGCCCTGAATTTACCCAGAACATTCTGGATGGCCTGACCTGGTTAGGGTTGACTTGGGATGAAGGGCCTTTCTTCCAGTCCAAGCGGATGGACCTGTACAAAGCAGCGATTCAAACCCTGCTGGATCAAGGGCTGGCCTATCGAGCCTATGACACTCCAGAGGAATTGGAAGCGCTGCGGGCCTCTCAGACGGCCCGGAAACAAGCACCCCGGTACGATAATCGCCATCGCCATCTGTCTCCAGAGCAGGAGGCAGCCTATGTAGCTGAGGGACGACAACCGGTGATCCGGTTCAAGATTGATGACGATCGGGAAATCACCTGGACCGATCTGGTGCGGGGGCCTGTCACCTGGAAAGGGAGTGATCTGGGTGGAGATATGGTGATTGCCCGGGCTGCCATGGCCCCAGAACTGGGCCAACCCCTCTATAACTTTGTCGTGGTGGTGGATGACATTGACATGCAGATTACCCATGTGATTCGGGGCGAGGATCACATTGCCAACACGGCCAAGCAAATTCTGCTGTACGAGGCGATGGGGGCGGCTGTCCCCCGATTTGCTCACACGCCGCTGATTTTGGATCAGGGGGGGCGGAAGCTCTCGAAGCGCAATGGGGTGACTTCGATCGATGACTTCCGCAAGATGGGCTATACCTCGGAGGGGCTGGTCAATTACATGACGCTGTTGGGTTGGTCTCCTCCGGATTCTACTCAGGAACTGTTCCGCTTGCAGGAGGCGGCCCAACAGTTTGATTTTGAACGGGTTAATCCTGCCGGAGCTAAGTTTGACTGGGCCAAGCTGGATTGGATCAACAGCCAGTACCTGCATCGGCTCTCTGTCCCAGAGATGACGGATTTGTTGATTCCCTTCTGGCAGGCGGCGGGATATCTGTTTGATCCCCTAGCCGATCGACCTTGGTTGGAACAGTTGGGAGCCCTGGTTGGCCCCAGTCTGGTCCGCCTGCCGGTTAGTGATCCGACCTGGATGGCCCAGGTGCGGGAAATTATTGGCCCCGCTCTACCGGCAGTTGCCGATGGGGTGGAGATGGTGCGGTTCCTCTTTGCTGACCCGTTTGAGTTCATGCCAGAGGCGGCCAAACAGTTGGAACAGGTGGGTTCGGCCACTGCGTTACAGGCGATCGTGACCCTGCTGGAGCAGGAAACGGAGGCCCTGACGGAAGCGCGGGCCAAGGCGATTCTGGATCAGGTGGTGCAGGCACAGAATCTGAAGCGGGGCCTGGTGATGAAGTCCCTGCGGGCGACGCTGACGGGTCAATTGCAAGGTCCCGATCTGATGCAATCCTGGTTGCTCCTGCACCAGCGAGGGCAGGATCGGCCTCGCCTGCAGCAGGCCCTGACGATCGCGAAATGA
- the tilS gene encoding tRNA lysidine(34) synthetase TilS — translation MESVARSPWTPLHAQVHQVLRSRKLLTSNQSLLLAVSGGQDSLCLAKLFLDLQPKWGWNLAIGHCDHGWRSDSAANADHVESLALSWGLPCYRRTCSPSEQGSRSEAAARQWRYAALIEMAQVGGYGTIVTGHTASDRAETLLYNLVRGSGSDGLQALTWRRHLTPEVTLVRPLLALSRSETAAFCQTFHLPVWEDATNMDRSYARNRIRQDLIPYLQEHLNPQAEKLLAQTAELLQAEVAYLEAEATQLRQQVQPLDRAALHRLPLGEAPLALQRRVVRQFLEQQLPCSPTFEQIEKLVALISAPNRSCTDPLPGGSIAQVEGDWICLRSPQ, via the coding sequence ATGGAATCTGTGGCCCGATCGCCCTGGACTCCCCTGCATGCTCAGGTGCATCAGGTTCTCCGCAGTCGTAAGCTCCTGACTTCAAATCAGTCTCTCCTGCTGGCCGTCTCCGGTGGGCAGGATTCCCTCTGTCTGGCCAAGCTCTTCCTCGATCTGCAGCCGAAGTGGGGCTGGAATCTGGCCATCGGTCACTGTGACCATGGCTGGCGATCGGACTCTGCTGCCAATGCGGACCATGTAGAATCCCTGGCGCTCAGTTGGGGTCTTCCCTGTTACCGCCGCACGTGCTCCCCTTCGGAACAGGGCTCCCGCTCCGAGGCTGCGGCCCGTCAATGGCGTTACGCGGCTCTGATCGAGATGGCTCAGGTGGGGGGATATGGCACGATCGTTACCGGACATACGGCCAGCGATCGGGCGGAAACCCTGCTCTACAATCTGGTCCGGGGCAGTGGCAGTGATGGGTTGCAGGCCCTCACTTGGCGACGGCACTTGACCCCTGAAGTCACCTTGGTGCGTCCGTTGCTGGCCCTGTCCCGATCGGAGACCGCCGCTTTCTGCCAGACCTTTCACCTACCCGTCTGGGAGGATGCTACCAACATGGACCGGAGCTATGCCCGCAATCGCATTCGCCAGGACCTGATTCCCTATCTGCAAGAGCATCTGAATCCCCAGGCTGAAAAGCTGCTGGCCCAGACCGCAGAACTGCTGCAGGCCGAGGTTGCTTACCTGGAAGCAGAGGCGACGCAACTGCGGCAGCAGGTGCAACCCCTCGATCGGGCCGCTTTGCATCGCCTTCCCCTGGGAGAGGCTCCTCTGGCCCTGCAGCGGCGGGTGGTGCGGCAATTTCTGGAACAGCAGTTGCCCTGCAGTCCTACCTTTGAGCAGATTGAAAAGCTGGTGGCCTTGATCAGTGCTCCCAACCGGTCCTGCACCGATCCTTTGCCGGGCGGGTCGATCGCCCAAGTAGAAGGGGATTGGATCTGCCTGAGAAGCCCACAGTAG
- the ccsB gene encoding c-type cytochrome biogenesis protein CcsB, with protein sequence MDLVALQNGLDNAAFAILFLTLLVYWVGAAFPRMPYLSALGTTGMAIANLCIAALLAARWLEAGYFPISNLYESLFFLTWGITTIHLIAENKSGSRLVGVVTAPVAMGIAAFATLTLPTDMQASAPLVPALKSNWLMMHVSVMMLSYATLMVGALMAIAFLIVTQGQAIELKGSSVGTGGFRDSRLRLRRAGGGSEPALSSGSAISVDPRTNGGTVTLELPSTQPKVKVEPLTPQRLSLAESLDNISYRIIGLGFPLLTIGIIAGAVWANEAWGSYWSWDPKETWALITWLVFAAYLHARMTRGWQGRRPAILAATGFAVVWVCYLGVNLLGKGLHSYGWFF encoded by the coding sequence ATGGATCTGGTTGCGCTCCAGAATGGGTTAGATAACGCTGCGTTTGCCATTCTGTTTCTCACCTTGCTGGTTTACTGGGTTGGGGCAGCCTTTCCCCGCATGCCCTATCTGTCTGCCCTGGGAACCACGGGGATGGCGATCGCGAACCTTTGTATCGCCGCTTTGCTGGCAGCCCGCTGGCTGGAGGCCGGTTATTTTCCGATCAGCAACCTCTACGAATCCCTGTTTTTCCTCACCTGGGGTATTACCACCATTCATTTGATTGCTGAGAACAAGAGTGGCAGTCGCCTGGTTGGGGTGGTGACTGCACCCGTCGCCATGGGGATTGCCGCCTTTGCTACCCTCACCCTGCCCACCGACATGCAGGCCTCGGCTCCCCTCGTTCCGGCGTTGAAATCCAACTGGTTGATGATGCATGTCAGCGTCATGATGTTGAGTTATGCCACCCTGATGGTGGGGGCGTTGATGGCGATCGCATTCCTGATCGTGACCCAGGGACAGGCGATCGAACTCAAAGGAAGTTCTGTGGGCACAGGGGGGTTTCGGGACAGTCGCTTGCGGCTACGGCGGGCAGGGGGGGGCTCTGAGCCTGCCTTGTCCTCTGGTTCTGCCATTTCGGTAGACCCCAGAACCAATGGGGGCACGGTGACCCTGGAACTGCCCTCCACTCAGCCTAAGGTAAAGGTCGAACCCCTCACGCCCCAGCGCCTCAGTCTGGCCGAAAGCCTGGACAACATCAGCTATCGCATTATTGGCTTGGGGTTTCCCCTGTTGACGATCGGGATCATTGCTGGAGCTGTCTGGGCAAATGAAGCCTGGGGCTCCTACTGGAGCTGGGACCCGAAGGAAACCTGGGCCTTGATTACCTGGCTGGTGTTCGCCGCCTATCTCCATGCCCGGATGACGCGCGGTTGGCAGGGACGTCGTCCAGCGATTCTGGCTGCCACTGGGTTTGCGGTGGTCTGGGTTTGTTATCTGGGGGTTAATCTGTTGGGGAAGGGATTGCATAGCTATGGGTGGTTTTTCTAA